The Opitutales bacterium ASA1 genome window below encodes:
- the recQ gene encoding DNA helicase RecQ produces MAVLPLVPTGAGRCIAHASVDDLLFRLKTTFGYGAFRPLQREIIEASLAGRDVFALLPTGGGKSMCFQLPALERPGLTVVVSPLIALMKDQVDQLQAAGVAATYLNSTLSAEAARTRLAGLHRNEWRLLYVAPERLMLDGWQENLRKWNVQSLAIDEAHCISEWGHDFRPEYRQLSKLRDTLPDVPVMALTATATTRVRADIVERLKLRDPAVFVASFNRPNLAYRVVPKDQPQRQLIDFIRRREGESGIVYCASRAATERLAEALSARGLRARPYHAGLDAAERSGNQEAFLRDEVPIICATIAFGMGINKPNVRWIVHHDLPKNLEGYYQETGRAGRDGLPADCLLLYSAGDVAKQLHFIDEMSDPAEQQVARRQLSTMLHYAETGGCRRREVLGYFGEAFEHDNCGGCDNCLEPRETYDGTLAAQKFLSCIIRIAQASRFSVGMNHVIEVLTGAETEKIRRWGHDRLTTYGIGRDLSRRDWSGIGRELLRLGLVAVEEGEFATLVVTEEGASTLRERRRVTLTKSMDVPVATRRKSTRSGEVECDEILFGELRRLRKKLADERGVPAYVIFGDVTLREMAREYPIELEQLEGITGVGARKLEEYGAVFVATIAEYLGSNSRLEFHH; encoded by the coding sequence ATGGCGGTTTTGCCGCTTGTCCCGACCGGTGCGGGGCGTTGCATCGCACACGCTTCCGTGGACGACCTGCTCTTCAGACTCAAGACCACCTTCGGGTACGGCGCGTTCCGTCCGCTCCAACGCGAGATCATCGAGGCCTCGCTCGCAGGGCGCGACGTCTTCGCGCTTCTGCCGACGGGCGGCGGCAAGTCGATGTGTTTTCAACTCCCGGCCTTGGAGCGCCCGGGGCTCACGGTCGTCGTTTCTCCGCTCATCGCGTTGATGAAGGATCAGGTCGACCAGCTCCAGGCGGCAGGCGTCGCGGCGACCTACCTCAACTCCACGCTCTCGGCCGAAGCCGCGCGCACGCGTCTCGCCGGTCTGCACCGCAACGAGTGGCGGCTGCTCTACGTGGCACCCGAGCGACTCATGCTCGACGGTTGGCAGGAAAACCTCCGCAAGTGGAACGTGCAGTCCCTCGCGATCGACGAGGCGCATTGCATCAGCGAATGGGGTCACGACTTCCGCCCCGAGTATCGTCAGCTCTCGAAGTTGCGCGACACCCTGCCGGACGTGCCGGTCATGGCGCTCACGGCGACGGCGACCACGCGCGTGCGTGCGGACATCGTGGAGCGGTTGAAGCTGCGGGATCCGGCGGTGTTCGTGGCGTCGTTCAACCGCCCCAATCTCGCCTACCGCGTCGTGCCGAAGGATCAGCCGCAGCGGCAGTTGATCGATTTCATCCGCCGGCGCGAAGGGGAGAGCGGCATCGTCTATTGCGCGTCGCGCGCGGCGACCGAGCGACTCGCCGAGGCCTTGAGTGCACGCGGCCTGCGCGCGCGCCCGTACCACGCCGGGCTCGACGCCGCGGAGCGCAGCGGCAACCAGGAGGCGTTTCTCCGCGACGAGGTTCCGATCATCTGCGCCACGATCGCCTTCGGCATGGGGATCAACAAACCCAACGTCCGCTGGATCGTGCACCACGATCTCCCGAAGAATCTGGAGGGCTACTACCAGGAAACCGGTCGCGCCGGCCGCGACGGTCTCCCGGCCGATTGTCTTTTGCTCTATTCGGCGGGCGACGTCGCCAAGCAGCTCCACTTCATCGACGAGATGTCCGATCCGGCCGAGCAGCAGGTCGCGCGGCGGCAGCTTTCGACCATGCTGCACTACGCCGAGACGGGGGGGTGCCGGCGGCGCGAGGTGCTCGGTTACTTCGGAGAGGCGTTCGAGCACGACAACTGCGGCGGCTGCGACAACTGCCTCGAGCCGCGCGAGACCTACGACGGCACGCTCGCCGCGCAGAAATTTCTCTCGTGCATCATCCGCATCGCGCAGGCCAGTCGCTTCTCCGTGGGGATGAATCACGTGATCGAGGTCCTCACCGGAGCGGAGACCGAGAAGATCCGACGTTGGGGGCACGACCGGCTCACGACTTACGGCATCGGGCGCGATCTCTCGCGGCGCGACTGGTCGGGCATCGGGCGCGAGCTGTTGCGGCTCGGGTTGGTCGCGGTCGAGGAAGGGGAGTTCGCCACGCTCGTCGTGACGGAGGAGGGAGCGTCGACGTTGCGCGAACGGCGACGCGTCACGCTGACGAAGTCGATGGACGTGCCGGTGGCGACGCGCCGCAAGTCCACGCGCAGCGGCGAGGTCGAGTGCGACGAGATCCTCTTCGGCGAACTGCGCCGCCTGCGCAAGAAGCTGGCGGACGAGCGTGGCGTGCCGGCGTATGTGATTTTTGGAGACGTGACGCTGCGCGAGATGGCGCGTGAGTATCCGATCGAACTCGAACAACTCGAGGGCATCACCGGAGTCGGCGCGCGCAAGCTGGAGGAGTACGGCGCCGTCTTCGTCGCCACGATCGCGGAGTATCTCGGCTCGAACAGCCGGCTGGAGTTTCACCACTGA
- a CDS encoding GNAT family N-acetyltransferase, with amino-acid sequence MNPPATAPCTIRPAAEADVELLLAFVRELADYEKLAHEVATDAAGLRAAMFGPRPCAEAVFAEVDGEPAGFAVFFQNFSTFRGRPGLYLEDLFVRPDYRRRGIARAILAHLAREANRRGCARFEWTVLDWNNDAQRFYREMGATILDDWRVCRLTGDALARFGS; translated from the coding sequence TTGAATCCTCCCGCCACCGCCCCCTGCACCATCCGCCCCGCCGCAGAAGCCGACGTGGAACTCCTGCTCGCCTTCGTCCGCGAACTCGCCGACTACGAGAAACTCGCGCACGAAGTCGCGACCGATGCCGCAGGACTGCGTGCCGCGATGTTCGGACCGCGCCCCTGCGCAGAAGCGGTGTTCGCCGAGGTCGACGGCGAACCGGCGGGTTTCGCCGTGTTCTTCCAGAACTTCTCCACGTTTCGCGGTCGTCCCGGTCTCTACTTGGAGGATCTGTTCGTCCGACCCGACTACCGTCGACGCGGGATCGCGCGCGCCATCCTCGCCCACCTCGCCCGCGAGGCCAACCGCCGCGGGTGCGCGCGTTTCGAGTGGACCGTGCTCGATTGGAACAACGACGCCCAGCGCTTCTACCGCGAGATGGGCGCCACGATCCTCGACGACTGGCGCGTGTGCCGGCTCACCGGTGACGCGCTGGCGCGATTCGGATCCTGA
- a CDS encoding M20 aminoacylase family protein: protein MNDLTPLIHEVLPEVRTLRRDLHAHPELGYEEVRTSARVAEALEHLPGFQVRRGLAVTGLAATLDAEKPGPCIALRADMDALPMHEETGLEYSSRHAGRMHACGHDGHTAALVGAAMVLARIRDQLEGPVKLLFQPAEEGGGGGQRMVAEGALEDPRVDAVFGAHNWPSSEHRFGDVALRSGPFMGGSLDFHIVIHGRGGHAAMPHRAIDPVLIGAHVVTALQSLVSRETDPTETLVVTVSRFNAGTAINVIPETARMDGTVRSLSPRALETAPARLRALAEGIAAAHGARAEVVLVPGYPVTSNDARATAFACETAAALFGAERVISDVPPVLGSEDFSFYQLARPGCFYFLGSRPEHLPSVPFCHHPKFDYNDDLLPLAIAMHCELARRFAPNWNA, encoded by the coding sequence ATGAACGACCTCACCCCCTTGATCCACGAGGTGCTCCCGGAGGTCCGCACGCTCCGCCGCGATCTCCACGCCCACCCGGAACTCGGCTACGAGGAAGTGCGCACGTCCGCTCGCGTCGCCGAGGCGCTCGAACACCTGCCGGGTTTCCAAGTCCGCCGAGGTCTCGCAGTGACCGGGCTCGCCGCCACGCTCGACGCCGAGAAGCCCGGCCCGTGCATCGCCCTGCGCGCCGACATGGACGCACTGCCCATGCACGAGGAAACGGGCCTCGAATACTCCTCCCGCCATGCCGGCCGCATGCACGCCTGCGGACACGATGGACACACCGCCGCCCTCGTCGGTGCCGCCATGGTGCTCGCGCGCATCCGCGACCAACTCGAAGGGCCGGTGAAGCTGCTCTTCCAGCCCGCAGAAGAAGGCGGTGGCGGCGGCCAGCGCATGGTCGCGGAAGGTGCGCTCGAAGACCCACGCGTCGACGCCGTGTTCGGTGCGCACAACTGGCCGTCGTCCGAGCACCGATTCGGCGACGTCGCGCTGCGCTCCGGACCGTTCATGGGCGGTTCGCTCGATTTCCACATCGTGATCCACGGCCGCGGTGGCCACGCCGCCATGCCGCACCGCGCGATCGATCCCGTGCTCATCGGCGCACACGTGGTCACGGCCCTGCAAAGCCTCGTGTCCCGCGAGACCGATCCCACCGAGACGCTCGTGGTCACGGTGAGTCGCTTCAACGCCGGTACCGCCATCAACGTGATCCCCGAGACTGCGCGTATGGACGGCACGGTGCGTTCGCTTTCTCCGCGAGCACTCGAGACCGCACCGGCGCGCCTGCGTGCGCTCGCCGAAGGCATCGCCGCAGCGCACGGTGCGCGGGCCGAGGTCGTGCTCGTGCCCGGTTATCCCGTCACCTCCAACGACGCTCGCGCCACCGCCTTCGCGTGCGAGACCGCCGCGGCCCTCTTCGGTGCAGAGCGCGTGATCTCCGACGTGCCGCCGGTGCTGGGAAGCGAAGACTTCTCCTTCTACCAATTGGCGCGACCGGGTTGTTTCTACTTCCTCGGCTCGCGTCCGGAACACTTGCCCAGCGTGCCGTTCTGCCACCACCCGAAGTTCGACTACAACGACGACCTCCTCCCGCTCGCCATTGCGATGCACTGCGAACTCGCGCGCCGCTTCGCACCGAATTGGAACGCCTGA
- a CDS encoding histone deacetylase family protein, with protein sequence MIILHHPDCASYGLPGHPERPQRVTTAIAHLRRTMSGLEWREARAPLDDVAILRAHTEEHLVRLGEPRPFDGDTPYHEGIDRIARLGVGGALEAVDRAQAGAATFSLMRPPGHHATAERAMGFCYLNNIAVAALHAQAAGAKRVAVWDFDAHHGNGTEDILRGREGCLFVSVHQYPGYPGTGTESVDNCRNFPVAPDTPSARHMETLRRSWDAVLGFRPDLVLVSAGFDAYVHDPITTMCLEEPDFLELGRWLHAANLPTAALLEGGYSDDLPRLVAAFLEGWREG encoded by the coding sequence ATGATCATTCTGCATCATCCGGACTGCGCGTCCTACGGGTTGCCGGGACACCCGGAGCGTCCCCAGCGCGTGACGACCGCGATCGCCCACCTGCGGCGCACGATGTCGGGCCTCGAGTGGCGGGAGGCGCGAGCGCCCCTCGACGATGTGGCGATCTTGCGCGCGCACACCGAGGAGCATCTCGTGCGGTTGGGGGAACCGCGGCCGTTCGACGGCGACACGCCGTATCACGAAGGCATCGATCGTATCGCGCGGCTCGGCGTGGGTGGAGCGCTGGAGGCGGTCGACCGCGCACAGGCGGGTGCTGCGACGTTTTCGTTGATGCGTCCACCGGGCCATCACGCCACGGCGGAGCGCGCGATGGGGTTTTGTTACCTCAACAACATCGCCGTCGCGGCGCTGCATGCACAGGCGGCCGGGGCGAAGCGCGTGGCGGTGTGGGATTTCGACGCGCACCACGGTAACGGGACCGAGGACATCCTGCGCGGGCGCGAAGGATGTCTCTTCGTTTCGGTCCATCAGTATCCGGGTTATCCGGGGACGGGGACCGAGAGCGTGGACAACTGCCGCAATTTCCCGGTCGCGCCCGACACACCGTCGGCGCGGCACATGGAGACGCTGCGGCGATCGTGGGACGCGGTGCTCGGGTTCCGTCCCGACCTCGTGCTCGTCTCGGCGGGCTTCGACGCCTACGTGCACGATCCGATCACCACCATGTGTCTGGAGGAGCCGGACTTCCTGGAGCTCGGCCGCTGGTTGCACGCGGCGAATCTGCCGACCGCGGCGTTGCTGGAAGGGGGTTACTCGGACGATCTGCCGAGGCTGGTCGCTGCGTTCTTGGAAGGTTGGCGTGAAGGCTGA
- a CDS encoding ribonuclease D, whose amino-acid sequence MEAEFTYVDSQVGLEGLVAHLRTVHEVGIDTEADNLHHYHTRVCLIQISAGEAEYLIDPLAGLDLRPLFDALADKLLIMHGSDYDLRLLWELCRFRPSEVFDTMLAAQLVGVTRFGLSSLLSELLGVDHPKDSQKSDWSRRPLPPKMVQYAARDVKHIAELRDALLARLEAAGRVEWHRQKCAWQIEVATTGFPGTDENAWRIGPSRWFSPRALAALYELWHWRDSEARRLDRPPFKVMSNEYLAQLSEAVDAGRWRDAYEALPKGLRRGSARGLAEALERGESRDPKTLPRRPENGERRQPLSALELSRQDKIRSHRDRRSHELHIDPTLIASRSQIAQLARQPDAADQVLLPWQADLLRPALEACMASW is encoded by the coding sequence ATGGAGGCGGAGTTCACTTACGTTGATAGTCAGGTCGGTCTCGAGGGCTTGGTCGCGCATCTGCGCACGGTCCACGAGGTCGGCATCGATACGGAGGCGGACAACCTCCACCACTACCACACGCGGGTGTGTCTGATTCAGATCTCGGCCGGCGAGGCGGAGTATCTCATCGATCCACTGGCCGGGCTCGATCTGCGGCCGCTGTTCGACGCGCTCGCGGACAAACTCCTGATCATGCACGGGAGCGACTACGACTTGCGCTTGCTCTGGGAGTTGTGCCGATTTCGGCCGAGCGAGGTCTTCGACACCATGCTCGCAGCGCAGCTCGTGGGCGTGACGCGCTTCGGGTTGTCCTCGCTCCTCTCCGAGTTGCTCGGGGTGGATCATCCGAAGGACAGCCAGAAGAGCGACTGGTCGCGTCGTCCGCTGCCGCCGAAGATGGTCCAATACGCTGCGCGCGACGTGAAGCACATCGCCGAGCTGCGCGATGCGCTCCTTGCGCGCCTCGAAGCCGCCGGTCGTGTGGAATGGCACCGGCAGAAGTGCGCGTGGCAGATCGAAGTGGCGACGACGGGTTTCCCCGGGACCGACGAGAACGCGTGGCGCATCGGGCCTTCGCGTTGGTTCTCTCCGCGAGCCTTGGCCGCACTCTACGAGCTGTGGCACTGGCGCGACAGCGAGGCCCGTCGGCTCGATCGACCGCCGTTCAAGGTCATGAGCAACGAGTATCTCGCGCAATTGTCCGAGGCGGTCGATGCCGGTCGGTGGCGCGATGCGTACGAGGCGTTGCCCAAAGGCTTGCGGCGTGGATCCGCGCGTGGGCTCGCGGAAGCGCTCGAGCGGGGCGAATCGCGCGATCCGAAGACGCTGCCGCGTCGTCCGGAGAACGGCGAACGACGGCAACCTCTGTCGGCGCTCGAACTCTCCCGGCAGGACAAGATCCGTTCGCATCGCGACCGTCGCTCGCACGAGTTGCACATCGATCCGACGCTGATCGCCAGTCGTTCCCAGATCGCGCAGCTCGCCCGGCAACCGGATGCGGCGGATCAGGTGTTGCTGCCGTGGCAGGCCGATTTGTTGCGGCCGGCGCTCGAAGCCTGCATGGCGAGCTGGTGA
- a CDS encoding SWIB/MDM2 domain-containing protein, with amino-acid sequence MKPVTPDEKLAAIVGSKPMPRTEITKKVWEYIKKNKLQDAKVKTKINADAALKAVFNGKASVTMFEMTKLVNTHVS; translated from the coding sequence ATGAAGCCGGTTACCCCGGACGAGAAGCTTGCCGCCATCGTCGGCTCCAAGCCGATGCCCCGCACCGAGATCACCAAGAAGGTCTGGGAGTACATCAAGAAGAACAAGCTCCAGGACGCCAAGGTGAAGACCAAGATCAACGCCGACGCGGCGCTCAAGGCGGTCTTCAACGGCAAGGCTTCGGTCACGATGTTCGAAATGACCAAGCTGGTGAACACCCACGTTTCGTAA
- a CDS encoding M14 family metallopeptidase translates to MRASLFSCVLLLAFASASPAADVPPTDSLRWFIGEEGVTYDPRVPEPEAFFGFPIGDWHLEHHQVLAYFRALAAAAPDRVRLEETGLTHGRRTKILLTIASPANLARLDAIREAQVQNALGAKPATADAPTVVWLGYTIHGNEPSGVQASPIVAYHLAAGRGPAVDSILEHAVVLIDPLLNPDGSDRFAAWSNNHRGALPNPDREHREHVEPWPSGRTNYYWLDLNRDWMPAVMPESRIHVATFQRWRPSVFGDFHEMGTQETYFFQPGIPEMVNPLSPPGNQELTQAIATHHADALDAIGSLYFTGERFDDFYVGKGSTYPDILGSVGILFEQASARGHSQESPNGVVTLRFATRNQVRTSFSTLRGAVEQRTRLHAHQFEAARSAVREAATAPEKAWIAAAPGDPARLARFAEWLSLHGIEARTLATKLDAAGHAFEPGRAVVVPAAQPAGRLVRALFEKRTTFRSNAFYDVSAWNMAEAYGLVWTALDTMPSADSLAPAGNLPDATAPAFVSAEEDTVAIAFSWSHHFAPRAAHRFLAAGARVRVSMRPFTAPTTDGDVPMPAGTIVVPYGSQTISRNAIDTIAAEIAAEDFVPVLQLRTGLTPHGIDVGSQSMPLLPPARIGLIVGEDANIYHAGEVWHLLDRDIRIPVSLVEGGRVNPSRLSGYTALVFSDGRFQPSDALKAWVEAGGTLVVTGGAIRGLADAKWIPLTLGKAEFTRERVPFADAREDAATRLIAGSIVEATVDLTHPIAFGLPRERIALMRNRDVFVTPGTNHFSSPARYTEQPLVSGYIGEPNLKALAGSAAVQIHHLRAGRIIVLPDAPAFRSHWIGSAKLLLNAIHFGPFMREAGASTDE, encoded by the coding sequence ATGCGCGCCTCCCTCTTCTCCTGCGTCCTTCTCCTCGCGTTCGCGTCCGCGTCGCCGGCAGCCGACGTGCCGCCCACCGACTCGCTGCGCTGGTTCATCGGCGAAGAGGGCGTCACCTACGATCCGCGGGTACCCGAGCCCGAGGCCTTCTTCGGCTTCCCCATCGGCGATTGGCACCTGGAGCACCATCAAGTGCTCGCCTACTTCCGAGCCCTCGCCGCTGCCGCGCCCGACCGCGTCCGCTTGGAAGAAACCGGCCTCACCCACGGCCGCCGCACGAAGATCCTCCTCACCATCGCCTCCCCCGCCAACCTCGCGCGACTCGACGCCATCCGCGAAGCGCAGGTGCAGAACGCCCTCGGTGCCAAACCCGCCACCGCCGATGCGCCCACAGTCGTCTGGCTCGGTTACACCATCCACGGCAACGAACCCAGCGGCGTCCAAGCCTCTCCCATCGTCGCCTACCACCTCGCCGCCGGCCGCGGTCCCGCCGTCGACTCGATCCTCGAACACGCTGTCGTATTGATCGATCCACTACTCAACCCCGACGGCTCCGATCGCTTCGCCGCTTGGTCCAACAACCACCGCGGAGCCCTGCCCAACCCCGACCGCGAACACCGCGAACACGTCGAGCCGTGGCCCTCCGGGCGCACCAACTACTATTGGCTCGACCTCAACCGCGACTGGATGCCCGCCGTCATGCCCGAGAGCCGCATCCACGTCGCCACGTTCCAGCGCTGGCGCCCCTCCGTCTTCGGCGACTTCCACGAGATGGGCACGCAAGAGACCTACTTCTTCCAGCCCGGCATCCCCGAGATGGTCAACCCCCTCTCCCCGCCCGGCAACCAAGAGCTCACCCAAGCCATCGCCACGCACCACGCCGACGCCCTCGACGCCATCGGCTCGCTCTACTTCACCGGCGAACGCTTCGACGACTTCTACGTCGGCAAAGGCTCCACCTACCCCGACATCCTCGGCTCCGTCGGCATCCTCTTCGAACAAGCCAGCGCGCGCGGCCACTCGCAGGAATCTCCCAACGGCGTCGTCACGCTCCGCTTCGCCACGCGCAACCAAGTCCGCACGTCCTTCTCCACCCTGCGCGGGGCCGTCGAACAACGCACCCGCCTCCACGCCCACCAGTTCGAAGCCGCTCGCAGCGCCGTCCGCGAAGCCGCCACCGCACCCGAAAAAGCGTGGATCGCCGCCGCTCCGGGAGACCCCGCTCGTCTCGCCCGTTTCGCCGAATGGCTCTCCCTCCACGGCATCGAGGCACGCACGCTCGCGACGAAGCTCGACGCCGCCGGACACGCCTTCGAACCCGGCCGAGCCGTCGTCGTCCCTGCCGCCCAACCCGCCGGACGTCTCGTGCGCGCTCTCTTCGAGAAGCGCACCACCTTTCGAAGCAACGCCTTTTACGACGTGTCGGCCTGGAACATGGCCGAAGCCTACGGGCTCGTCTGGACGGCGCTCGACACCATGCCCTCGGCCGACTCGCTCGCCCCCGCCGGCAATCTCCCCGATGCCACCGCCCCGGCCTTCGTCTCCGCCGAAGAAGACACCGTCGCCATCGCCTTCTCTTGGTCCCACCACTTCGCCCCCCGCGCCGCCCATCGCTTCCTCGCCGCCGGTGCACGCGTGCGCGTCTCCATGCGCCCCTTCACCGCCCCCACGACCGACGGCGACGTCCCCATGCCCGCCGGCACGATCGTCGTCCCCTACGGCAGCCAGACGATCTCGCGCAACGCCATCGACACGATCGCAGCCGAGATCGCCGCCGAAGACTTCGTACCCGTCCTTCAACTACGCACCGGCCTCACCCCGCACGGCATCGACGTCGGCAGCCAGTCCATGCCTCTCCTCCCACCCGCGCGCATCGGCCTGATCGTCGGCGAGGACGCCAACATCTACCACGCCGGCGAGGTCTGGCACCTGCTCGACCGCGACATCCGCATCCCCGTGAGCCTGGTCGAAGGCGGTCGCGTCAATCCGTCGCGACTTTCCGGATACACGGCGCTGGTCTTCTCCGACGGCCGCTTCCAGCCGTCCGACGCCCTGAAGGCGTGGGTCGAGGCCGGCGGCACGCTCGTCGTCACCGGCGGCGCCATCCGCGGACTCGCCGACGCGAAGTGGATCCCCCTCACGCTCGGCAAGGCCGAGTTCACCCGCGAGCGCGTGCCGTTCGCGGACGCCCGCGAAGACGCCGCCACGCGCCTCATCGCCGGCTCCATCGTCGAGGCCACCGTCGACCTCACCCACCCGATCGCCTTCGGCCTCCCACGCGAGCGTATCGCCCTCATGCGCAACCGCGACGTCTTCGTCACCCCGGGCACCAACCACTTCTCCTCGCCCGCTCGCTACACCGAGCAGCCCTTGGTCAGCGGTTACATCGGCGAGCCCAACCTGAAAGCCCTCGCCGGCTCCGCCGCCGTCCAGATCCACCACCTGCGCGCCGGTCGCATCATCGTCCTGCCCGACGCCCCCGCCTTCCGCAGCCACTGGATCGGCTCCGCCAAACTCCTCCTCAACGCCATCCACTTCGGCCCCTTCATGCGCGAAGCCGGTGCGTCGACCGACGAGTGA
- a CDS encoding aminopeptidase P family protein, which produces MLETPVFIERRARIAARLGLDSEVLLVGAGHPVPLPENSDQTYPFLAHVEYHYLAGLECPGALIAYDPQEPPAHRWVSFVPTVTEDERVWEGRTQPPGRPLETLDAWLTRRRGRPLAALGEPPRGFAPDLATTARVRDLLKHARREKDAHELALLRRAAAATAAGYEAVAPLVRPGVSERTLQIELEAAFLRAGASGTGYSTIVGAGSNAAVLHFAPTARVLQDGDFLLVDAGAAVDRYVCDVTRTHIVGTSSPFRRDLHAVVLAAEERAIARCLPGAEWRDIHLAAAVDLVEGLVAMGVMRGRPEDLVARAAHTLFFPHGLGHMVGLGVRDASGTAPGRARSTDPALRNLRTDMPLAPGYVMTVEPGLYFIPPLLQDPARRDRFHDAVDWDLVDRHLHVGGVRIEDNIVVREDGPPENLTAAIPKQAS; this is translated from the coding sequence ATGCTCGAAACGCCCGTGTTCATCGAACGCCGCGCCCGCATCGCCGCCCGACTCGGTCTCGACAGCGAGGTCCTCCTCGTCGGCGCCGGCCACCCCGTCCCGCTTCCGGAAAACTCCGACCAGACCTACCCGTTCCTCGCCCACGTCGAGTACCACTACCTCGCCGGCCTCGAATGCCCCGGTGCCCTGATCGCCTACGATCCGCAAGAACCGCCGGCGCACCGCTGGGTCTCCTTCGTCCCCACCGTGACCGAGGACGAACGCGTGTGGGAAGGCCGCACTCAACCTCCCGGAAGGCCTTTGGAAACCCTCGACGCTTGGCTCACCAGACGTCGCGGTCGCCCTCTCGCCGCACTCGGCGAACCACCGCGCGGCTTCGCCCCCGACCTCGCCACGACCGCGCGCGTGCGCGACCTGCTCAAACACGCCCGCCGCGAGAAGGATGCGCACGAACTCGCCCTCCTGCGCCGCGCCGCGGCCGCCACCGCCGCCGGCTACGAGGCCGTCGCCCCTCTCGTTCGCCCCGGCGTGTCCGAACGCACCCTCCAGATCGAACTCGAGGCCGCCTTCCTCCGTGCCGGCGCTTCCGGCACCGGCTACTCCACGATCGTCGGTGCCGGCTCCAACGCCGCCGTGCTCCACTTCGCACCGACCGCCCGCGTGCTGCAGGACGGCGACTTCCTCCTCGTCGACGCCGGAGCAGCCGTCGACCGTTACGTCTGCGACGTCACCCGTACCCATATCGTGGGTACGTCCTCCCCCTTTCGACGCGACCTCCACGCCGTCGTCCTCGCCGCCGAAGAGCGGGCCATCGCCCGCTGTCTGCCCGGCGCGGAATGGCGCGACATCCACCTCGCCGCCGCCGTCGATCTCGTCGAAGGACTCGTCGCCATGGGCGTGATGCGCGGCCGCCCCGAAGACCTCGTCGCTCGCGCCGCCCATACGCTCTTTTTCCCCCACGGCCTCGGCCACATGGTCGGCCTCGGCGTGCGCGACGCCAGCGGCACCGCACCCGGACGCGCGCGATCGACCGACCCCGCCTTGCGCAATCTCCGCACGGACATGCCGCTCGCGCCCGGCTACGTGATGACCGTCGAGCCCGGCCTCTATTTCATCCCACCTCTCCTTCAGGACCCCGCACGCCGCGATCGCTTCCACGACGCCGTCGACTGGGATCTCGTCGACCGCCATCTCCACGTCGGCGGAGTGCGCATCGAAGACAACATCGTCGTCCGCGAAGACGGCCCTCCGGAAAACCTCACCGCCGCGATCCCGAAGCAAGCGAGCTGA